GGAGTCGATGGACGCCAACGCGTCCGTCTACCGCACCGGCGACACCCTCAAGCAGGCCGTCGCCGACATCGCCGCGCTGCGCGAGCGGTACAAGAACGTCGCCATCCAGGACAAGGGCTCGCGCTACAACACCGACCTGCTGGAGGCGATCGAGCTGGGCAACCTGCTCGACCTGGCCGAGGTGCTGGTCGTCTCCGCGCTGGCCCGCGAGGAGTCGCGCGGCGGTCACTACCGCGAGGACTTCCCCAAGCGCGACGACGTGAAGTTCATGCAGCACACCATGGCGTACCAGGAGGTGGCCGAGGACGGCACCACCTCGATCCGCCTCGACTACAAGCCGGTCGTGCAGACCCGCTACCAGCCGATGGAGCGTAAGTACTGATGAGCACTCCGACGATGGAGAAGCACTCGGCCGCTCTGGACGCGGCCGAGGCGGGCGGCGACGCCCTGGTCAACGTCACCCTGCGGATCCGCCGGTTCAACCCGGAGGAGCACCCGGAGCCGGTGTGGGTCGACTACCAGCTGCTGATGGACCCGAAGGAGCGCGTCCTGGACGCCCTCAACAAGGTCAAGTGGGAGCAGGACGGCACCCTGACGTACCGCCGCTCGTGCGCCCACGGCATCTGCGGCTCGGACGCCATGCGGATCAACGGCCGCAACCGGCTGGCGTGCAAGACCCTGATCAAGGACGTCAACCCGGAGAAGCCGATCACGGTCGAGGCCATCAAGGGCCTCGCGGTCCTCAAGGACCTGATCGTCGACATGGACCCGTTCTTCCAGGCGTACAAGGACGTCATGCCGTTCCTCATCACCAAGGGGAACGAGCCGACCCGCGAGCGCCTGCAGTCCGCCGAGGAGCGCGAGCGCTTCGACGACACCACCAAGTGCATCCTGTGCGCCGCGTGCACGTCGTCCTGCCCGGTGTTCTGGAACGACGGCCAGTACTTCGGCCCGGCCGCGATCGTCAACGCGCACCGGTTCATCTTCGACTCCCGCGACGAGGGCGCCGAGCAGCGCCTGGAGGTCCTCAACGACCGTGAGGGCGTGTGGCGCTGCCGCACCACCTTCAACTGCTCGGAGGCCTGCCCGCGCGGCATCGAGGTCACCAAGGCGATCGCCGAGGTGAAGCGCGCGCTGGTCACCCGCCGCTTCTGACACTGCACAGCCCGAGGGCCCGTCCGCGACCGCCGCGGACGGGCCCTCGGGCTTGTCCGGGGTCAGCGCAGGGCGCCGAGGTCCTTCGGGGCGGTGACGCCGTCGAAGGTCAGCAGGTGCCCGGCGGCGTTCACCGCGTACAGGTCCGGCCGGCCGTCCCCGTTGCCGTCGCCGGAGCTGCCCAGGGTGGGGTAGTCGGCGACCGGCAGGGTCGCGACGACGCTGCCGGAGGCCGGGTCGGCGAGCGCCGAGAAGTCGTACGTGCCGTCCGCGTTCTTCACGACCGGGTACGTGCGCAGCGCGCCGGTCGCCCGCTCCCGGGACCACAGCGCGAGGCTGCCGTCGGCGGCCGCACCGGGGGCGACGAGGTCGTAGCCGGCCCAGGCGCCGGTGGTGGAGAGCCGCTTGACGGTGTTGTAGCGGTACATGATGCCCGGGTTGGTGAACAGCCAGAGGTCACCGCCCTCGACACTCGCGAGCGACGGCCGTGTGCCGGTGCCGAGCGCACCGAGCGAGACCAACTGGTCGGCCTGCGACCAGTCGGTGGCGCACCCGGCGGCGGCGCACCCGGAGGGCCGTGCCAGGAGGGTCGCGGACCCCTGGAACGCTCCGGCGTCGAGGTTGCGGTACAGGTAGAGGTTGGCCGAGCCCGGCTCGTGCGCGAGCAGGTCGTCGCCCGGCGCGTGGTTGTCCCAGCCCCGGTGGACGAGCCGGCGGCCGGCCCAGGTCTGCAGCGGTCCGTAGGCGGCCGGGGTGGTCGAGGACGGGGTGGCGGTGGCCGCGTCGGCGCTGATCACCTGCAGGTTGCCGGCCGCGTCGGGGAGCAGGATGTCCGGGACGCCGTCGCCGTTCACGTCGC
The Kitasatospora paranensis genome window above contains:
- a CDS encoding succinate dehydrogenase iron-sulfur subunit, which produces MSTPTMEKHSAALDAAEAGGDALVNVTLRIRRFNPEEHPEPVWVDYQLLMDPKERVLDALNKVKWEQDGTLTYRRSCAHGICGSDAMRINGRNRLACKTLIKDVNPEKPITVEAIKGLAVLKDLIVDMDPFFQAYKDVMPFLITKGNEPTRERLQSAEERERFDDTTKCILCAACTSSCPVFWNDGQYFGPAAIVNAHRFIFDSRDEGAEQRLEVLNDREGVWRCRTTFNCSEACPRGIEVTKAIAEVKRALVTRRF